Sequence from the Methanomassiliicoccales archaeon genome:
CTTTTCTTTTTGATCTTCGCAATAATCACAGTCGCTGCAGCAGTTTTCGTTGTCGCTTCAAAAGAGATTGTGCACAGTGTCATGTACCTCGCACTGACTTTCATCGGTGTTGCCATTATCTTCTTTTTCTTGAGCGCCGAATATGTCGCAATCATCCAGATCCTAATCTACGTCGGGGCAGTGTCCGTACTCATGTTATTCGGTATCATGTTGACCAAGAGACGGCTCACTGGAGGTGAGCGCATATGAATCGACAGAGAATCTTGGCAATCACTTCAGCTAGCGTATTCCTCATCATCATTCTAGCGTCCCTATCGCTTTCATCATGGAGGGCAGGGGAAATCACTGAGATCGGCATGCACCAAATCGGTCTTTCTCTCTTCGAGGATTACGGGATCACATTCCTGATCATCGGTATCCTCATGTTCGTGGCAATGCTCGGTGGCGTGTTCCTAGCGAAGGAGGAGAGTAAATGATACCGCTCGAATACTTCCTTGCGCTGGCGGCGATCTTGTTTGTCATCGGTGCTTACGGGGTGCTGACAAAGCGCAACGCGATCGTCGTCTTGATGTCGATCGAGTTGATGCTGAATTCAGCAAACATCAATTTTGTCGCCTTCTCATCTTTTTACAACGATGTGAGGGGCCAGATCTTTGCGCTGTTCTCGATCGCGATCGCGGCA
This genomic interval carries:
- a CDS encoding NADH-quinone oxidoreductase subunit J, encoding MEWDLLFFLIFAIITVAAAVFVVASKEIVHSVMYLALTFIGVAIIFFFLSAEYVAIIQILIYVGAVSVLMLFGIMLTKRRLTGGERI
- a CDS encoding NADH-quinone oxidoreductase subunit J; translated protein: MNRQRILAITSASVFLIIILASLSLSSWRAGEITEIGMHQIGLSLFEDYGITFLIIGILMFVAMLGGVFLAKEESK
- the nuoK gene encoding NADH-quinone oxidoreductase subunit NuoK, yielding MIPLEYFLALAAILFVIGAYGVLTKRNAIVVLMSIELMLNSANINFVAFSSFYNDVRGQIFALFSIAIAA